The genomic window TCTGTTTTAGCACCAAACTGCTCCTCAATTTTTTTTACCGCTCCGTTTAATTTTACACTGTACCATAAACAATGAGATCCTTCATTTGTTTCCACTACAAAAACGGAAAAGTTGCAGTCAATGTTTTCTAGATTTTGAAAGTAGTCTAATCACATGTAAATATACTATATTATCTAGAAATATTTGTTTTGAGCCGCCAATAATGTAATGGATGAGTTGGAAGAGGTGTGACTGAATTCGAATGTGTTGTCACATTGTAATTGGATAGGTGCAAATATACTGCGTCAACCTTGTGTTATGTTGTGCCAAAGAATgaatatttcaaataaaaagagGTTAAAGTTCTTTGAAGATCATAACAcagttgaattgaattgaagagTGTGAGTCATCCTTAtcagaaagaagagaaagaagggaaTGGCATCGATTCCCCAGCAGCTCATGAAAGCTATTACACTCGGTTTGTAGTTTGTTCCTCTACTCTAAGTCTTGTTTCGTTACAGTACATACAATACAGTTACACACACTTTTTCAGGCATGATTGTTGGGTGTGCACTGATAATATGGAAAGCATTGGTGTGCATGAGTGGCACTGAATCTCCTGTGGTGGTGGTTCTCTCTGGAAGCATGGAACCAGCGTTCAAGCGGGTACGTCATCTATCTCTTCCTTAGAAATTGATTCATTGACTCAGCTTATTATTACGTATGCAGGGGGACATCCTATTCTTGTATATGAGCAAAGATCCAATTCGGGCAGGCGACATTCTTGTCTTTAATGTTGATGTAACTTCACTCCATCCATCACTTTTCTATGCCTTTAATTTGCTTATTCGCTTATTATTTTCCTTTTGGTTATCAGGGGCGTGACATCCCCATTGTTCATCGCGTAATTCAGGTAACACAACACTCTGCTCTGCTTATAATTAGTTCATTAGTAACCCATCTCATTGGCCTGATCATTGTGAACTTTGAAGGTACATGAAAGACAAGATACTGGGGAGGTCGATATTCTCACCAAAGGTACTTGTTCAAACTTGGCATATTCTCACCAAGCAAATTAGTTTCCCTTTACATATTTCATGTGTTTGCGTGCTGTGTTGTGTTGGGCAGGAGATAGCAACAATGATGATGACAGGGTATTGTATGCTCAAGGTCAGCTTTGGCTACAAAGGCACCACATTATGGGAAGAGCTATTGGGTATGTATAGCTCATGTTATCATATTTGATTCATAGCATCATTGCTTATGATCTATGATACACGGACACGACACTACACGACACGGGACACGCGAAcacacgaattttaaaatcttataagatacAGGGACACggcatgtatttaaaatataaagtattttttagataaattacaataa from Arachis ipaensis cultivar K30076 chromosome B09, Araip1.1, whole genome shotgun sequence includes these protein-coding regions:
- the LOC107616841 gene encoding signal peptidase complex catalytic subunit SEC11C-like isoform X2: MASIPQQLMKAITLGMIVGCALIIWKALVCMSGTESPVVVVLSGSMEPAFKRGRDIPIVHRVIQVHERQDTGEVDILTKGDSNNDDDRVLYAQGQLWLQRHHIMGRAIGSLPYAGWVTIILTEKPIIKYVLIGALGLLIII
- the LOC107616841 gene encoding signal peptidase complex catalytic subunit SEC11C-like isoform X1, which translates into the protein MASIPQQLMKAITLGMIVGCALIIWKALVCMSGTESPVVVVLSGSMEPAFKRGDILFLYMSKDPIRAGDILVFNVDGRDIPIVHRVIQVHERQDTGEVDILTKGDSNNDDDRVLYAQGQLWLQRHHIMGRAIGSLPYAGWVTIILTEKPIIKYVLIGALGLLIII